The following coding sequences are from one Salvia hispanica cultivar TCC Black 2014 chromosome 3, UniMelb_Shisp_WGS_1.0, whole genome shotgun sequence window:
- the LOC125215159 gene encoding trifunctional UDP-glucose 4,6-dehydratase/UDP-4-keto-6-deoxy-D-glucose 3,5-epimerase/UDP-4-keto-L-rhamnose-reductase RHM1-like, translated as MSNFTPKNILITGAAGFIASHVANRLIRNYPEYKIVVLDKLDYCSNLKNLLPSKSSPNFKFVKGDIGSADLVNYLLVAENIDTIMHFAAQTHVDNSFGNSFEFTKNNIYGTHVLLEACKVTGQIRRFIHVSTDEVYGETEEDAIVGNHEASQLLPTNPYSATKAGAEMLVMAYGRSYGLPVITTRGNNVYGPNQFPEKLIPKFILLAMRGKTLPIHGDGSNVRSYLYCEDVAEAFEVVLHKGEVGHVYNIGTKRERRVIDVASDMCKLFKMDPDKVIEFVDNRPFNDQRYFLDDQKLKELGWSERTPWEEGLKKTIEWYTSNPDWWGDVSGALLPHPRMLMMPGGIERHFDGAEQYESGKSEFTANSTQKMVLPPSKTGQSMEKPAFRFLIYGRTGWIGGLLGKLCEKQEIAYEYGKGRLENRHQVLADINAVKPTHVLNAAGLTGRPNVDWCESHKTETIRVNVAGTLTLADVCRENGLLMLNFATGCIFEYDAAHPEGSGIGYKEEDTPNFIGSFYSKTKAMVESLLKEYDNVCTLRVRMPISSDLSNPRNFVTKISKYNKVVNIPNSMTILDELLPIAIEMAKRNLRGIWNFTNPGVVSHNEVLEMYKQYIDPDFKYANFTLEEQAKVIVAARSNNEMDASKLKKEFPELLSIKESLIKYVFEPNRKTPPK; from the exons ATGTCGAACTTTACACCGAAAAACATCCTCATCACTGGGGCTGCCGGATTCATCGCTTCACATGTCGCAAACAGGCTTATACGAAACTATCCCGAATACAAGATTGTCGTGCTCGACAAGCTTGATTACTGCTCCAATCTCAAGAACCTCCTTCCTTCCAAATCCTCTCCCAACTTCAAGTTTGTCAAGGGAGACATCGGTAGCGCTGACCTTGTCAATTACCTTCTCGTCGCTGAGAACATTGACACTATAATGCATTTCGCTGCCCAAACCCATGTTGACAATTCCTTTGGTAACAGTTTCGAGTTCACCAAGAATAACATTTATGGCACTCATGTGCTCTTGGAGGCGTGCAAGGTAACCGGACAGATTAGAAGGTTTATCCATGTTAGCACGGATGAGGTCTATGGAGAGACTGAGGAGGATGCTATTGTTGGGAACCACGAGGCCTCGCAGCTCCTTCCGACCAACCCTTACTCAGCAACAAAGGCTGGGGCTGAGATGCTCGTTATGGCATATGGTAGATCTTATGGATTGCCTGTTATTACCACGAGAGGTAATAATGTTTATGGCCCCAATCAGTTTCCGGAAAAGTTAATTCCTAAGTTCATTCTCTTGGCCATGAGAGGGAAAACACTTCCCATCCATGGTGATGGATCCAACGTTCGAAGTTACCTCTATTGTGAGGATGTTGCCGAAGCCTTTGAGGTTGTTCTCCACAAGGGAGAAGTTGGTCATGTTTACAACATTGGGACGAAGAGGGAGAGGAGGGTGATCGATGTAGCCAGCGACATGTGCAAGCTGTTCAAGATGGACCCCGACAAGGTCATTGAGTTCGTGGATAACAGGCCTTTTAATGATCAACGGTACTTCCTAGACGACCAGAAGCTGAAGGAGTTAGGTTGGTCAGAGAGGACCCCATGGGAGGAGGGTTTGAAGAAGACAATTGAGTGGTACACCAGCAATCCTGATTGGTGGGGTGATGTATCCGGTGCACTGCTTCCTCATCCTAGAATGCTGATGATGCCTGGTGGAATCGAGAGGCATTTTGACGGAGCTGAGCAGTACGAGTCTGGGAAGTCCGAATTCACTGCTAACTCTACTCAGAAGATGGTGTTGCCGCCTTCCAAGACTGGCCAATCAATGGAGAAACCGGCCTTCCGGTTCTTGATATATGGCAGGACGGGGTGGATTGGTGGTTTGCTCGGAAAATTGTGTGAGAAACAGGAGATAGCGTATGAGTATGGAAAGGGGCGTCTTGAGAATCGCCACCAGGTTTTGGCCGACATTAATGCTGTGAAGCCTACACATGTTCTGAATGCAGCTGGTTTAACTGGTAGACCCAACGTCGATTGGTGTGAAAGCCATAAGACTGAGACTATTCGTGTCAATGTTGCTGGCACGCTGACCTTGGCCGATGTATGCAGAGAGAACGGACTCCTGATGCTGAATTTTGCCACTGGCTGCATCTTTGAATACGATGCTGCGCACCCTGAGGGTTCTGGCATTGGATACAAGGAGGAAGACACACCCAATTTCATCGGATCTTTCTATTCCAAGACGAAGGCGATG GTGGAATCGCTCTTGAAAGAATACGACAACGTCTGCACGCTGAGAGTCCGGATGCCGATATCTTCAGACCTGAGCAACCCGCGCAATTTCGTTACCAAGATCTCGAAGTACAACAAGGTGGTTAACATCCCTAACAGCATGACAATCTTGGATGAGCTTCTTCCAATTGCAATTGAGATGGCAAAACGAAACCTCAGAGGCATCTGGAACTTCACCAACCCGGGTGTCGTCAGCCACAACGAGGTGCTGGAGATGTACAAGCAATATATTGACCCGGATTTCAAGTACGCCAATTTCACCCTCGAGGAACAAGCAAAGGTCATTGTTGCTGCCAGAAGCAACAACGAGATGGACGCGTCTAAACTGAAGAAAGAGTTCCCCGAGTTGCTCTCGATCAAGGAGTCGTTGATCAAGTACGTGTTTGAACCAAACAGGAAGACCCCACCCAAGTGA
- the LOC125212266 gene encoding alpha,alpha-trehalose-phosphate synthase [UDP-forming] 1-like, protein MSGNKCNGSSQVPTTRVGRLLRERLKKINNDGISEMDSSDGNVEQSYDTSFVDKPPKQRLLVVANRLPVSAVRHGEDSWSLEISAGGLVSALLGVKEFEARWIGWAGVNVPDEVGKKALTAALAHKKCIPVFLDEEIVNQYYNGYCNNILWPLFHYLGLPQEDRLATTRSFQSQFEAYQKANQMFADVVNNHYEEGDVVWCHDYHLMFLPKYLKEYNNKMKVGWFLHTPFPSSEIHRTLPSRSDLLRAVLMADLVGFHTYDYARHFVSACTRILGLEGTPEGVEDQGRLTRVAAFPIGIDSERFMRALELPKVQKLIKEFKERFSGRKVMLGVDRLDMIKGIPQKILAFEKFLEENEYWHDKVVLLQIAVPTRTDVPEYQKLTSQVHEIVGRINGRFGSLTAVPIHHLDRSLDFHALCALYAITDVALVTSLRDGMNLVSYEFVACQDSKRGVLILSEFAGAAQSLGAGAILVNPWNITEVAAAIGQALDMPAEEREKRHRHNFEHVTTHTAQQWAEFFVSELNDTVIEAQQRIRKVPPPLACSDAIDRYLQSNNRLLILGFNATLTELVDTPGRRGDQIKEMELKLHPDLKEPLNRLCEDDKTIIVVLSGSDRSVLEDNFCEFKNMWLAAENGMFLRSPAGNWMTTMPEHLNMDWVDSVKHVLEYFTERTPRSHFERRETSLVWNYKYSDSEFGRLQARDMLQHLWTGPISNSSVDVVQGSRSVEVRAVGVTKGAAIDRILGEIVHSKAISTPIDFVMCVGHFFGKDEDVYTFFEPELPPDNLGLSKCKVSEVAKRQPPSTNSISMAHSKSSSNGDKRSASSRRPSPENTCLNVLDLKKDNYFSVAVGRPRTNARYLLNTSDDVVSFLKGLADATKV, encoded by the exons ATGTCCGGCAATAAGTGTAACGGCAGCTCACAAGTTCCCACCACCCGAGTAGGAAGGCTCTTGCGAGAGAGGCTCAAAAAGATCAACAATGATGGCATTTCTGAGATGGATTCATCAGATGGCAATGTGGAGCAGTCTTACGACACTTCTTTCGTCGACAAACCGCCTAAACAGAGGCTGCTTGTGGTTGCCAATAGGCTTCCTGTCTCTGCAGTGAGGCACGGCGAGGATTCGTGGTCGTTGGAGATCAGCGCAGGCGGCCTAGTTAGCGCTCTTTTGG GGGTGAAGGAGTTCGAGGCAAGATGGATTGGTTGGGCCGGTGTTAATGTGCCAGACGAGGTTGGTAAGAAGGCACTCACTGCAGCTCTTGCTCACAAG AAGTGTATTCCTGTATTCCTTGATGAAGAGATTGTCAATCAGTATTACAATGGCTACTGCAACAATATACTGTGGCCTCTGTTCCACTATCTCGGACTCCCACAAGAGGACCGTCTTGCAACCACGAGGAGTTTTCAGTCTCAGTTTGAAGCGTATCAGAAGGCGAATCAGATGTTCGCGGATGTTGTGAACAATCACTATGAGGAGGGTGATGTTGTTTGGTGTCATGACTACCACCTCATGTTTCTGCCCAAATATCTCAAGGAATATAACAACAAGATGAAAGTTGGATGGTTTCTTCACACTCCATTCCCATCTTCTGAAATCCACCGCACTTTGCCGTCCAGGTCTGATCTGCTGCGTGCAGTTCTCATGGCTGATTTAGTCGG atTCCATACATATGATTATGCAAGACATTTTGTGAGTGCTTGCACTCGTATTCTCGGACTTGAAGGTACTCCTGAAGGTGTTGAGGATCAAGGTAGACTTACTCGTGTAGCTGCG TTTCCGATAGGGATTGATTCGGAAAGGTTCATGCGGGCTCTAGAGCTTCCTAAAGTCCAGAAGCTCATTAAAGAATTCAAAGAGAGATTTTCTGGAAGAAAG GTAATGCTGGGTGTGGACCGTCTTGACATGATAAAAGGAATCCCGCAAAAGATACTAGCATTTGAGAAATTTCTGGAGGAAAACGAATACTGGCATGATAAAGTGGTATTGCTTCAGATTGCTGTGCCAACAAGAACTGATGTTCCTGAAT ATCAAAAACTTACGAGTCAAGTTCATGAAATTGTTGGACGAATCAATGGAAGATTTGGAAGTTTGACTGCTGTTCCTATTCATCATCTG GATCGTTCTCTCGACTTTCATGCACTGTGTGCATTGTATGCTATCACCG ACGTAGCACTTGTCACTTCTTTGCGCGATGGAATGAATCTCGTCAGCTATGAGTTTGTGGCATGTCAAGATTCAAAGAGGGGCGTCCTCATCCTCAGCGAA TTTGCTGGAGCAGCACAGTCTCTTGGTGCTGGCGCAATTCTTGTGAATCCGTGGAACATTACGGAAGTCGCTGCAGCGATAGGACAGGCTTTGGATATGCCTGCTGAAGAACGAGAGAAACGCCATAGGCATAACTTTGAGCATGTCACGACTCATACTGCTCAGCAGTGGGCTGAATTCTTTGTAAG TGAACTCAATGATACTGTTATTGAAGCACAGCAGAGAATAAGAAAAGTTCCTCCCCCTCTTGCATGTAGCGATGCGATCGACCGTTACTTGCAGTCTAATAATCGATTACTCATACTG GGTTTCAATGCTACGCTTACCGAGCTAGTCGACACACCTGGGAGAAGGGGAGATCAGATCAAAGAAATGGAACTAAAGCTGCATCCTGACTTGAAGGAGCCTCTGAATAGGCTTTGCGAGGACGATAAAACTATAATCGTGGTGCTTAGTGGAAGTGACAGATCCGTCCTGGAAGAC AACTTCTGTGAATTCAAGAATATGTGGTTGGCAGCTGAAAATGGGATGTTCCTACGATCACCGGCGGGAAACTGGATGACGACGATGCCAGAGCACTTGAATATGGATTGGGTTGACAGTGTCAAG CATGTGCTTGAGTACTTTACGGAAAGAACACCGAGATCACATTTTGAACGTCGGGAGACTTCGCTTGTGTGGAACTACAAGTATTCAG ATTCTGAATTCGGAAGACTGCAAGCTAGGGACATGCTGCAGCACCTGTGGACGGGTCCAATATCCAACTCGTCAGTGGACGTTGTCCAAGGCAGCCGCTCGGTGGAGGTGCGAGCAGTTGGTGTGACAAAG GGAGCAGCCATTGACCGTATACTGGGAGAGATTGTTCACAGCAAAGCCATCTCCACTCCAATAGACTTCGTCATGTGCGTCGGCCATTTCTTCGGAAAG GACGAAGATGTGTACACATTTTTCGAGCCAGAACTTCCACCTGACAACTTGGGACTATCAAAATGCAAGGTGAGCGAGGTAGCCAAGAGGCAACCTCCGAGCACCAACAGCATCTCCATGGCTCATAGTAAGAGTAGCTCCAACGGCGACAAGAGATCCGCGAGCAGCAGACGCCCGTCGCCAGAAAATACTTGCTTGAATGTGCTTGACCTCAAAAAGGACAACTACTTCTCGGTAGCTGTGGGGCGGCCACGCACCAACGCTCGCTATCTTCTCAACACCTCTGACGACGTCGTATCATTCCTTAAGGGTTTGGCGGATGCAACCAAAGTGTAG
- the LOC125212003 gene encoding bidirectional sugar transporter SWEET2, which produces MDFLGSIQVLTACKDAAGIAGNIFAFGLFLSPVPTFRRIIRNESTEQFSGLPYIYTLLNCLITAWYGLPMISTDNLLVTTVNSVGGVFQLVYIAIFIVHAEKNRKLRMLGLLLSVFIVFAAIAVGSLLMSDFEVRHLTVGFLSCAALVSMFASPLFIINLVIRTKSVEFMPFHLSLCTFLMSTSFLLYGLFNFDPFIYVPNGIGTVLATIQLCLFWYYTKPSTRDSTQPLIVSYSGSGA; this is translated from the exons ATGGATTTTCTGGGTTCGATTCAAGTGCTCACAGCCTGCAAAGATGCAGCTGGAATTGCAG GGAATATCTTTGCTTTCGGACTATTTCTATCTCCTGT GCCTACGTTCAGGAGAATTATTAGGAACGAGTCAACAGAGCAGTTCTCGGGGCTGCCTTACATCTACACTCTCTTGAACTGCTTGATCACTGCTTGGTATGGTTTGCCAATGATCTCGACTGACAACTTGCTTGTCACAACAGTCAATTCAGTTGGTGGAGTTTTCCAGCTAGTGTACATCGCTATCTTCATAGTACACGCTGAAAAGAATAGAAAG TTGAGGATGTTAGGGCTGCTTTTGTCAGTTTTCATAGTGTTTGCAGCTATTGCAGTGGGAAGCTTGCTCATGAGTGACTTTGAAGTCCGCCATCTGACCGTTGGATTTCTAAGCTGTGCTGCCCTCGTATCTATGTTTGCTTCACCGTTGTTTATAATC AATTTGGTGATTAGAACAAAAAGCGTTGAATTCATGCCGTTTCATCTGTCCCTCTGCACGTTCTTGATGAGCACATCGTTTCTCTTATACGGTTTATTCAATTTCGATCCATTTATATAC GTCCCCAACGGGATTGGAACTGTTTTGGCAACAATACAATTGTGTTTGTTCTGGTATTACACAAAGCCATCAACAAGAGATTCCACACAACCACTGATAGTTTCCTATTCTGGTAGTGGTGCCTGA